The DNA window TGGTCCGGTCATGTCAGCATGCCGTTCCGGTCAGGAGTCCACCGGGTCACGCGCCGCAAACAGCCGTCGACCATCTCTGTGAAGATGCGCGTGCCTTCCTCTGCGGTAGCCGTCGTGGGATCACCGAGAATCCCCACTTCACTGACCGCGGCGATTCCTCCTTGGCGCAGTGCGGGCATCAGCTGTCCCAGCGGTGCCCTGTTGCCCGCAACCCGCTCGTCAATCCAGACGTCAGCTGGCGAAATATGTAGCAATACAGAGGTTTCAGTGTGACCGGCATGTGCGTCGGCGTTTTCCGCGCTGCAGACGCACCAGCCCACATCGCGGCCCTCGTACCGAAGCAACGCAGCGGCCGCAGCCAGCGCTTCCACATTGCCTCCGTGCCCATTGACGAAGACGAGGCGCGACGCCCAGCGCGACGCGGACCGGCCCAACTCGACCAGCAACAGACGCAGCGCGGAAGTGCCGATCGAGACGGTCCCGCTGAAATCCTCGTGCTCACCGCTGGCGCCGTACCCGATAACGGGAGCGACCAGCCATTTCAATTCATCACCGCCGAGCCGGCCGACCAGTGCGCGGGAGACGGCGGTCGCGATGCGGGTATCGGTGTCCAGCGGCAGGTGGGGCCCATGCTGTTCGGTGGAACCGACCGGGACGATCACTGCTGATGACGTGCTCTGCAGCTGCCTCGACGTTGCGCTCGCGAGCTCGCTTCCAGAAGGCACAGGCCGATGGTAGGCCGAATTCACCTGGTGTGCGCCAATTGTTGGCGCATGCGCAGCTATTGATTTCAGAAACTTGCGCGAATGCCGACCACTCATTCACGCCAGCCCCCTGAGCCACGCCTGTACCAGGAAGGGCGGGTGACTCCCGCCGTCCGCGTCAGACGGTCGGGTTACCAGGCACGCCGAGTGCCCGGGCGAACCCTTCAGGTACCAGCACGTCGTCGGCGCAGAGGTCGTGCACCGACGAGTGACCAAGCCCCATGAGGGCCGAGTCGATGCCGCCCCGGAGAACGTCGAGCACATTCTCGACGCCCGCCTGACCGTTTGCCGCCAGACCCCAGAGATAGGCCCGTCCGATCATCACAGCGCGTGCGCCGAGAGCCACGGCCTTGACCACGTCGCTGCCCCGCCGGATGCCACCGTCGAGAAGCACCTCTACCTCGTCGCCGACCGCGGCCGCGATCGCGGGCAGTGCCCGTATCGACGCCGGCGTGCCGTCCAGGTTGTTGCCGCCGTGGTTGGACACCGAGATTGCCGAAACACCCGCATCTACAGCACGTTTCGCATCGTCGACCCGCATCACGCCTTTGAGCATGAACGGACCGCCCCCAAGCTCGCGCAGCCAGGAAATGTCCTCCCAGGTCGGCGGTGGGGTACCCATCCATTCGCCGTAGGCCGCGAAGAACGGCGGGCCGCTCTCGCCACGGGCCGCCTGGTTGGGCACCCGCAGGTTCGGTGGACGCATGGTCTTGGCCCACTGCAGCAACCACCTCGGCCTACTCAGACCCTCCGGCAGCATTCGCACAGCGGTGCGCAGATCCATCTGCTCGGGGATCTTCGGGCTACCCCAGTCGCGGCCGTGCGAGAAGCTCCAGTCGGTGGTGACGATCAGTCCCACCGCTCCGGCTTCGCGTGCCCGCTCCACCCGAGCCGCGATCGCATCCCGCCCGCCGAGCCAGTACACCTGGAAGAAGAGCTTGGGGTTGGCCTCGATGACCTCTTCGATCGGCTTGCTGGCGAACGACGACAGGCCCATCGCGGTGCCACGCGCGGCCGCGGCCCGTGCCACTGCGGTCTCGCCGTCGGGATGGACGGCCTGCACACCCGTCGGCGAGATCACGACGGGCATCGAAATCTCTTGACCCATTACGGTTGTCGCGAGATCGCGCTTCTCGGTCGCGCCGATGACATGCGGTGCGAATCCGAGTTCGGCGAAGGCGTCGACGTTGTCGGCGATGGTGACGCCCCGCTCGCTGGCGCCCAGCAGCGCCGAATACGCCGACTTGGGGAGCCGCTTCTTGGCCTTCTCCTGGGCGAAGGCGACGGTCTCGAACCAGGTATCTCGTGCCATGACTACACCGGGCTTTCGTTGCACAGCCGGGCCGGAGGCTTTGTCAATAATTTCAGCATGACCGGGCCACTACGTGAGTGATCGACGCTGGACTTGGGCTTGACGCGGTCGGCGGCCAACGCCGACGCACCGTAGCCCTGCACGCACTCAGGGTCCGGACCATCCATCGGCAATCCGGTGAAGAACTTGGCGGCCATACAACCGCCGCGGCAGCTGTCGTAGTGTCCGCAGCTGCTGCAGGCTCCGGCCGACTGCGGTTCGCGCAGCTCGCGGAACAGCGGCGCGTTCTTCCACACACTGTCAAAACCGTTATCGGTCAAGATGTTTCCGGCAAGAAAGCGGTCATGAATGGCGAACGGGCACGCATACACGTCGCCGACCGGGTCAATGAGGCAGACCACGCGGCCGGCACCACACAGATTCAGACCTGCCAGTGCGCCAGGTTCACCGAGCCCGGACAGGTGAAAGAACGAATCGCCGGTGAGCACGCCATCGCCGTTGGCCACCAGCCAGTTGTACAGCTGCACCTGCTGCTCCGCGGTGGGATGCAGTTCATCCCACACGTCGGCGCCGCGTCCCGATGGCCGCAGTCGGGTGATCCGCAGCGTGGCGCCGTAACGCGCTGCGAGCGCGGCGAAGTCGTCAAGCTGGTCGACGTTGTTGCGAGTCACCACAACTGAGATCTTGGCGTCCTTGAAGCCCGCGTCGGCGAGGTTCTCCAGGGCCCGGATCGCCATCGCGAAAGACCCCACGCCTCTGACTGCATCGTTGACTTCCGCCGTCGCACCGTCCAGCGAGATCTGGACATCGACGTAGTCACTGGCCGCCAGGCGCGCCGCCACCTCTTTCGTGATGCGCACGCCGTTGGTGGAGAACTTGACACCGACGTGGTGGGCGGTGGCGTAGTCGACGAGCTCCCAGAAGTCCGACCGCACAGTCGGTTCCCCGCCGCCGATGTTCACGTAGAACACCTGCATGCGCTCGAGTTCGTCGATGATGTCTTTGCACTGCTGGGTGGTCAGCTCGCGGGGATCGCGCTTGCCCGACGAGGAAAGGCAGTGCACGCAAGCCAGGTTGCATGCGTAAGTCAGCTCCCATGTCAGACATATCGGCGCATCCAGGCCGTGTTCGAACTGCTCGATCAGCCGTGGAACGGGCTGGACGGCAGGCGATTCGATTTCCGGCGCGGGCGCCGATTCGATGGTCGTCATTTCAGCACCAACATTCTCGATTGAGCGAGCACGCGGAGCGCGTGGAGGTAAGGGGCCTGCTGCGCGTCATCCACTCCTGCGGCGCGACAGGCGGACCGGACGTCGGGGTGGTCAGCCAAGAAGTTGACCACCTCGACGATTGTCCGGTTCTTCAGGAAGGACAGCTTGCGCGTACCGAAGTGATACAGCAGCGCACCGAACGGCTCGGGCCGCACGGCCACCTGAGGGTGAAGCCGCCAGCTGAGGTCGGGATCGAACGCAACATCCGTCGCGGTCTCAGCCATAGACGAGGCCACGTTCAGTAAACCCCGCACATCCCGTCGATCGACACCTCTTCGACCAGGATCTCGGTGACGAGCTCATCGTCCGATGTGGTCGCAGCCTCTGCTGTCTGATTCGGCTCCACTATCCGCACCTTTCCTTGACGGGGTCTCGACAAACTGTGATCGAGATCGCAATAATATGGCATCGAGTGCCAGAATGAAAGCCGACCCTCGAAAAGGAGCGCACGTGCACCCAGATTCCCAGCACCGCGTCGGCCGTCGACGGTCGACGAGCTGGGAACACATCAGCAATGTGGCCATCGATCTGTTCGCCGCGCGCGGGTTCGACGAGGTGAGCGTCGACGACGTCGCCGAAGCCGCGGGCATCGCGCGGCGCACGCTGTTCCGCTACTACCCGTCCAAGAACGCATTGCCCTGGGGCGACTTCGAGGCACACCTGGCCCTCATGCGCGACCTGCTCGCCGATCTGGACCCCGAGGTGGGCATCGACACTGCGCTTCGCACGGCGCTGTTGGCGTTCAACAATTTTGACGAAGCCGAGACCGCGCGACACCGACAGCGGATGCGGGTCATCCTTCAGACCGAAGCCCTCCAGGCCTACTCGATGACGATGTACGCGGGCTGGCGCGCGGTCGTTGTCGCATTCGTCGCACGCCGGGTGGGCATGAAGGAGGCCGACATCGTGCCACAGACGGTGGCGTGGACCATGCTCGGCGCGGCGCTGTCGGCCTACCAGCATTGGCTGGACGACGAGTCGGTGGCGCTTCCGCAGGCGCTCGGCGACGCCTTCGACACCGTCAACGACGGGCTGAAGGCGCTGGAAAACCGTTCCCGTCGAAAAAATTCGTGATTAGGGCGTCGGAGTTCCGGTCCCCGCGGCGACGATAAGGGTGTGAGCGCCGAACCGGATGGCAACGACGCTCCGCGGAAGCTGCTGGCGATGTACGACGAATCGATGCCGGTCGTGTACGGGTACTTCGTCCGGCGCTGCAGCGACCGCGGAACGGCCGAGGATCTGACGTCGGACACATTCCTGGCGGCGATGGACGCCGCGCGCAAGGATGTGCCGCCGCCGATGACGTTGCCGTGGCTGCTCGGAGTGGCACGCCACAAACTGGCCGACCACTACCGCCGTCGCCACGACCGATTCAGCGTCCCGGTCGCCGAGTTGCCCGAGCCCGTCGACGCGGGCGACCACTGGGATGCCGAACTCGACCGCATCGTCGCGGAGAGCGTCATGGCCAGGCTGCCCGAGCAGCATCGCACCGTGCTGGCGTTGCGCTACATGGACGACTGTTCCGTGCCGGAGTGCGCGGAGCTGATCGGACGTACCGTGCACGCCACCGAGGCGCTGCTGGTGCGGGCGCGCCGAGCCTTCAGATCCCACTATCCGGAGCCGGAAGGAGGGAAGTCGTGAACAACAGCCACGATCCTCTGTCAGTGCTGCATGGCGATGAGCTTGTCGTGCAACCTGATCCGGCGTTCGCGGCTCGGCTGCGCTCACGTCTGGAAGGTGCACTGAACCTACCCAATCGAACCGAAGGAGTTGACATGAGCGGCACCGATACCGCCATCGCCGAACTGACTCAATCCGTCCCGGCGGCTGGTTTGCCGAGGCCCGCCGCACTGCCGTACCTGACAGTTGCCAACGCGCGCGAGGCGATCGCCTGGTACGTCGACGCGTTGGGCGCTGTCGTCGTCGGCGAACCGATCGTGATGGACGACGGCCGCATCGGGCATGCCGAGCTCGCGCTCGGCGGCGGCATGTTCTACCTCGCCGATGAGTATCCCGAGATAGGCATGAAAGCCCCTGCTCCACAGGCTGTTTCAGTCATGCTGGTAGTGGCGGTCGCAGACACCGACAGTGCGGTAGAGCGG is part of the Mycolicibacterium tusciae JS617 genome and encodes:
- the mftB gene encoding mycofactocin biosynthesis chaperone MftB (MftB, a small protein, is a peptide chaperone that assists the radical SAM enzyme MftC in performing two modifications to the C-terminal Val-Tyr dipeptide of the mycofactocin precursor peptide, MftA. MftB's role is analogous to the role of PqqD in the biosynthesis of PQQ, a cofactor that derives entirely from a Tyr and a Glu in the precursor PqqA.); its protein translation is MAETATDVAFDPDLSWRLHPQVAVRPEPFGALLYHFGTRKLSFLKNRTIVEVVNFLADHPDVRSACRAAGVDDAQQAPYLHALRVLAQSRMLVLK
- a CDS encoding RNA polymerase sigma factor; translated protein: MSAEPDGNDAPRKLLAMYDESMPVVYGYFVRRCSDRGTAEDLTSDTFLAAMDAARKDVPPPMTLPWLLGVARHKLADHYRRRHDRFSVPVAELPEPVDAGDHWDAELDRIVAESVMARLPEQHRTVLALRYMDDCSVPECAELIGRTVHATEALLVRARRAFRSHYPEPEGGKS
- the mftE gene encoding mycofactocin biosynthesis peptidyl-dipeptidase MftE, with product MNSAYHRPVPSGSELASATSRQLQSTSSAVIVPVGSTEQHGPHLPLDTDTRIATAVSRALVGRLGGDELKWLVAPVIGYGASGEHEDFSGTVSIGTSALRLLLVELGRSASRWASRLVFVNGHGGNVEALAAAAALLRYEGRDVGWCVCSAENADAHAGHTETSVLLHISPADVWIDERVAGNRAPLGQLMPALRQGGIAAVSEVGILGDPTTATAEEGTRIFTEMVDGCLRRVTRWTPDRNGMLT
- the mftA gene encoding mycofactocin precursor MftA (Mycofactocin is a small molecule electron carrier derived from the final two amino acids, Val-Tyr, of MftA, the mycofactocin precursor. It plays a role in redox homeostasis and the metabolism of alcohols and aldehydes in Actinobacteria, including Mycobacterium tuberculosis.) yields the protein MEPNQTAEAATTSDDELVTEILVEEVSIDGMCGVY
- the mftD gene encoding pre-mycofactocin synthase MftD (MftD, an enzyme found in the mycofactocin biosynthesis locus, performs an oxidative deamination of 3-amino-5-[(p-hydroxyphenyl)methyl]-4,4-dimethyl-2-pyrrolidinone (AHDP). The resulting compound, now called pre-mycofactocin (PMFT), is a biologically active redox cofactor that can oxidize the non-exchangeable NADH of TIGR03971 family SDR-type oxidoreductases.), with product MARDTWFETVAFAQEKAKKRLPKSAYSALLGASERGVTIADNVDAFAELGFAPHVIGATEKRDLATTVMGQEISMPVVISPTGVQAVHPDGETAVARAAAARGTAMGLSSFASKPIEEVIEANPKLFFQVYWLGGRDAIAARVERAREAGAVGLIVTTDWSFSHGRDWGSPKIPEQMDLRTAVRMLPEGLSRPRWLLQWAKTMRPPNLRVPNQAARGESGPPFFAAYGEWMGTPPPTWEDISWLRELGGGPFMLKGVMRVDDAKRAVDAGVSAISVSNHGGNNLDGTPASIRALPAIAAAVGDEVEVLLDGGIRRGSDVVKAVALGARAVMIGRAYLWGLAANGQAGVENVLDVLRGGIDSALMGLGHSSVHDLCADDVLVPEGFARALGVPGNPTV
- the mftC gene encoding mycofactocin radical SAM maturase (MftC is a radical SAM/SPASM enzyme that catalyzes the first two steps in biosynthesis of the electron carrier mycofactocin from the terminal Val-Tyr dipeptide of the precursor peptide MftA.) codes for the protein MTTIESAPAPEIESPAVQPVPRLIEQFEHGLDAPICLTWELTYACNLACVHCLSSSGKRDPRELTTQQCKDIIDELERMQVFYVNIGGGEPTVRSDFWELVDYATAHHVGVKFSTNGVRITKEVAARLAASDYVDVQISLDGATAEVNDAVRGVGSFAMAIRALENLADAGFKDAKISVVVTRNNVDQLDDFAALAARYGATLRITRLRPSGRGADVWDELHPTAEQQVQLYNWLVANGDGVLTGDSFFHLSGLGEPGALAGLNLCGAGRVVCLIDPVGDVYACPFAIHDRFLAGNILTDNGFDSVWKNAPLFRELREPQSAGACSSCGHYDSCRGGCMAAKFFTGLPMDGPDPECVQGYGASALAADRVKPKSSVDHSRSGPVMLKLLTKPPARLCNESPV
- the mftR gene encoding mycofactocin system transcriptional regulator (MftR, the mycofactocin system transcriptional regulator, is an uncharacterized TetR family DNA-binding transcription factor. Its role is inferred by context. It occurs as part of the biosynthesis locus for mycofactocin, a partially characterized electron carrier derived from the terminal Val-Tyr dipeptide of the precursor peptide MftA, through a radical SAM enzyme-mediated process.); the encoded protein is MKADPRKGAHVHPDSQHRVGRRRSTSWEHISNVAIDLFAARGFDEVSVDDVAEAAGIARRTLFRYYPSKNALPWGDFEAHLALMRDLLADLDPEVGIDTALRTALLAFNNFDEAETARHRQRMRVILQTEALQAYSMTMYAGWRAVVVAFVARRVGMKEADIVPQTVAWTMLGAALSAYQHWLDDESVALPQALGDAFDTVNDGLKALENRSRRKNS